The Variovorax sp. RA8 genomic sequence GCTGCCCGTCGGGTTTATTTCTTCAGCTGTTCCTTGGTGAGATCGAGCTCCTTCGTCTGCTCGCGCAGCTTCTTGATCTTCCCTGCCATCCGTTCGGTCTTGGCCTCGCCCTCGGCAGGCTGCGGTCGGCCGTCTCCAGGGCGTCGAGGTAGCGCTGGATGCTCTGCTCGATCTGGCGCTGGCGCGCATCGATCTTGCCTGGCGTGAAGTTGCGGTCACGGCTGTTGACCGCCTTGAACTTGCTGCCGTCGATAGCAGCGATGGCGTGAGATTCCTTCCGGCGCAGGGCAACAGGGTTGAAGGCCTGCTGCGGACCGCAGTGTCAGGAGCAGGCGACTACCTGCAAATTCTGACAGTGCCCGCAGCGCGGACCTCTCGCTCTAATGCCATCTCGCTCACGAGGACCGCATATGGAAATCATCACCGGAACTGTCGACACGCTGCCAGATGGGCTTCTGCTCGAGCTGGCACGCTATCGGCATCGCGTGTTCGTGGAACGGCTCGGCTGGAAGCTCCAGACGAGCGGCGGGATCGAGCTCGACGAGTTCGACCGCCCCGACACCCATTACGTTGTCGCGCTCGACGCGCATGCCCGCATCATCGGCAGCGCGCGCCTGCTGCCGACGATGGGCCCGTACCTGCTCGCCGACGTCTTTCCGCAGCTGCTCGGCTCGAAGCATCCGCCGCGTGCGGGCTGGCTGTGGGAGCTCTCGCGCTTTGCCGCACTCGACCTGCACAGCAGGCGCGCCTCGCACCAGCATGGCCTCGCCTCGCCGCATGCGCTTGACCTGCTGGCAGTTGCCATGGGCCTGGCGGCAGAGCACGGCGTACGCCAACTGATCAGCGTCTCGCCCCTTGGCATCGAGCGCATCCTCAAGGCCGCCGGGGTGGATTGCCGGCGCGCCGGAGAAGCGAGGATGGTGGAGGGACAGGCCCTGTTCGCCTGCCTCATCGACGTCGACGAAGACTGGCGTGCGCCTCGCCAGGCTGCATCCACGAGCTTCGCTTCCCCTCAAGCGGATGAACGGCGCGCACGCCGCACGCCGGTCGAGGCAGGCCGGACGATCCGGTAGGCCGGGCCGCACGTTTGGCAACTTTGAGCGCCCTTGACGCCCCCGAAGCCATGGCTGTTCTGCTGCAGATGCTGGATCTCGCCTGGCAGCCGAGCAACCCTCAATTCAAAAGGCCGAGTCGGGACGAGCGCGCGATCGCCGAGTTCCTGTTGTTCACGCGTAGGTTGGCGATCGCATTGGCGATATGGAAGTTCACAGTTCGCGCAGTGATCGACAGGATCTGCGCGATCTCCTCGCTTGTCTTGCCGTCGGCGGTCCATCGCAGCACC encodes the following:
- a CDS encoding acyl-homoserine-lactone synthase, whose product is MEIITGTVDTLPDGLLLELARYRHRVFVERLGWKLQTSGGIELDEFDRPDTHYVVALDAHARIIGSARLLPTMGPYLLADVFPQLLGSKHPPRAGWLWELSRFAALDLHSRRASHQHGLASPHALDLLAVAMGLAAEHGVRQLISVSPLGIERILKAAGVDCRRAGEARMVEGQALFACLIDVDEDWRAPRQAASTSFASPQADERRARRTPVEAGRTIR